The proteins below are encoded in one region of Alistipes communis:
- a CDS encoding calcineurin-like phosphoesterase C-terminal domain-containing protein has product MLRKFYYLFLTVALLGGAACSSSDSDDSDPTPPEGETVLVGQISDATTGKGIAGVPVTDGYTFTTTDADGNYRLVANRYCRNVYYVTPANYKVALDPSSKLPLFYSTSTIQRYKENRNDFKLEPLPAVEENFTLVAIGDPQCKTDDDVTRWETETIPDIKSTLKSAQEEGRWTNAYAVTLGDITFDNTVQWDPMKKSMSNMQIGTDYLPIFNCMGNHDHDASQSTPYAAQLNYVQRFGPADYSFNRGKAHIVVMDNVVCTRSTGSTWNYEAGLLDQQYNWLKADLDLVENKADKIIFFCAHIPFRNGGKNTGSNVNEDKHYADVLNLLTQFKEAHIMIGHTHYPQNYIHTKYVCQGGKPVYEHVHGGACGAWWSSNLNVDGAPNGYSIYEIKGNVVDNWVAKSTGRPETYQMRVYDGNATYTGSKEYSYTWTGGGTGAGIKTNGNAALKDCFVVSIWNDDPQNWKVELVQNGVVTPMSRISSNIADMCAVSFFFNECGKTTTTWNKALQHYWYVKAPGGNPSTEKDWVVRATQTIPASGKTNVYEAAAFQTDFSGFAAN; this is encoded by the coding sequence ATGTTAAGAAAGTTTTATTATCTGTTTTTGACGGTGGCTTTGCTGGGCGGAGCCGCTTGTTCGAGTTCCGATTCTGATGACTCGGATCCTACGCCTCCCGAGGGTGAGACGGTCCTTGTCGGTCAGATCTCGGATGCTACGACGGGGAAAGGTATTGCCGGCGTTCCCGTGACGGACGGCTATACGTTTACTACTACGGATGCCGACGGTAACTACCGCCTCGTAGCGAACCGTTATTGCCGCAATGTCTATTACGTTACTCCGGCGAACTATAAGGTGGCTCTCGATCCTTCCTCCAAGTTGCCGCTGTTCTATTCGACCTCTACGATTCAGCGCTACAAGGAGAATCGCAACGATTTTAAACTGGAACCGCTTCCCGCTGTCGAGGAGAATTTTACGCTCGTCGCTATCGGGGATCCGCAGTGTAAGACGGATGATGATGTGACTCGTTGGGAAACGGAGACGATTCCCGATATCAAATCCACACTCAAAAGTGCACAGGAGGAAGGTCGGTGGACGAATGCCTATGCCGTTACATTGGGCGATATTACGTTCGACAATACGGTGCAGTGGGATCCGATGAAAAAATCGATGTCGAACATGCAGATCGGGACGGATTATCTGCCGATCTTCAACTGCATGGGCAATCACGACCACGATGCCTCTCAATCGACTCCATACGCTGCTCAATTGAACTATGTCCAGCGTTTCGGCCCGGCCGACTATTCATTTAATAGAGGTAAGGCACATATCGTTGTGATGGATAATGTCGTTTGCACGAGATCTACGGGTTCGACGTGGAATTATGAAGCCGGACTTCTGGATCAGCAGTATAATTGGCTGAAAGCCGATCTGGACCTGGTCGAGAACAAGGCGGACAAGATTATTTTCTTTTGTGCCCATATTCCTTTCCGTAACGGGGGAAAGAACACGGGATCGAATGTGAATGAAGACAAGCATTATGCGGATGTCCTCAATTTGTTGACGCAATTCAAGGAGGCGCATATCATGATCGGACATACGCATTATCCGCAGAATTATATTCATACCAAGTATGTGTGCCAGGGTGGTAAGCCTGTGTATGAGCATGTTCATGGCGGTGCCTGCGGTGCTTGGTGGTCGAGCAACCTGAATGTCGACGGGGCTCCCAACGGTTACAGCATCTACGAAATCAAAGGCAATGTCGTCGATAACTGGGTAGCGAAATCTACCGGACGGCCCGAGACGTACCAGATGCGTGTATACGATGGCAATGCCACCTATACGGGATCGAAGGAATACTCCTACACTTGGACGGGTGGCGGTACTGGCGCCGGTATCAAGACGAACGGCAATGCGGCATTGAAGGATTGTTTCGTCGTTTCGATTTGGAATGACGATCCCCAGAATTGGAAGGTGGAACTCGTTCAGAACGGCGTTGTTACGCCGATGTCGCGTATAAGTTCGAATATTGCTGATATGTGTGCCGTATCGTTCTTCTTTAACGAATGCGGCAAGACGACGACGACCTGGAACAAGGCATTGCAGCATTATTGGTACGTCAAAGCTCCCGGAGGAAATCCCTCGACTGAAAAGGATTGGGTCGTACGTGCTACGCAGACGATTCCTGCAAGCGGGAAGACCAATGTCTATGAAGCAGCTGCTTTCCAGACCGATTTTTCGGGTTTCGCAGCTAATTGA
- a CDS encoding class II fructose-bisphosphate aldolase: MNVKELLKKCQRDRTAVLATNFYNFETLTAVMQAAQRMQAPVLLQLTRSSINYMGLEQAVGMGRRAIADYGVEGWIHLDHGGSVELVERCLDAGFDSVMIDASERPFDENVSTTRRVVELARPYGVNVEAELGYVAKLGQAQGGGFTTPEEAARFVEATGVDALAVAIGSAHGFYKQAPRLDIERLAQIHAATDAALVLHGSSGIPHDMVREAIANGIVKVNLATEIKDNFMRALKGVLLESEEIDLRKVFPKAVAPVVELLCEKYRMVGSSKVK, from the coding sequence ATGAACGTAAAAGAACTGTTGAAAAAATGCCAGCGCGACCGGACGGCCGTGCTGGCGACCAATTTCTATAACTTCGAGACCCTCACGGCCGTCATGCAGGCTGCGCAGCGAATGCAGGCTCCCGTGCTGTTGCAGCTCACGCGCAGCTCGATCAACTATATGGGGCTCGAACAGGCCGTCGGAATGGGCCGCAGGGCGATCGCCGACTACGGCGTCGAAGGGTGGATTCATCTCGACCACGGCGGATCGGTCGAACTGGTCGAGCGGTGTCTCGATGCAGGATTCGACTCGGTGATGATCGATGCCAGCGAACGTCCGTTCGACGAGAACGTCTCGACGACCCGACGGGTCGTCGAACTGGCACGCCCCTACGGCGTGAACGTCGAAGCGGAGCTGGGCTACGTCGCCAAACTGGGACAGGCGCAGGGCGGAGGCTTCACCACGCCCGAAGAGGCCGCACGGTTCGTCGAAGCGACCGGCGTCGATGCGCTGGCCGTGGCGATCGGTTCGGCCCACGGCTTCTACAAGCAGGCTCCGCGGCTCGACATCGAACGGCTAGCGCAGATCCATGCGGCGACCGACGCGGCGCTGGTGTTGCACGGCAGTTCGGGCATCCCCCACGACATGGTGCGCGAAGCGATCGCCAACGGCATCGTCAAAGTCAACCTCGCCACCGAGATCAAGGACAACTTCATGCGCGCGCTCAAAGGCGTACTGCTCGAAAGCGAGGAGATCGACCTGCGAAAGGTTTTCCCAAAAGCCGTGGCGCCGGTCGTGGAGCTGCTTTGCGAAAAATACCGCATGGTCGGCAGCAGCAAGGTGAAATAG
- a CDS encoding class II D-tagatose-bisphosphate aldolase non-catalytic subunit — translation MAKTEKLLQRIAELERETGIRRTLFAACPNSTAVIKAAFRAAKRNNAPIYFAATLNQIDCDGGYTGMRPDEFVKLVRMEAAAVNFDGIYIVAIDHGGPWLKDKQRTEKWSTEAAMDGVKRSFEAALLAGYDLIHVDPTVDINVPAGQTIDIRLVAARTVELIRHCETFRRAKGLPEISYEVGTEEVHGGLADERTFDTFIAELKAGLAREGLSDVWPCFIVGKVGTDLHTTLFDTEVARSLTAKVRPLGSYIKGHYTDGVSNPQDYPLCGMGAANVGPEFTMSEYDGLAELERTEQKLLAEGRIAMRSRITETLERLVEASGRWKKWLLPAEEGSAFGALSAERRTWLVKTGCRYIWQEPEALVARQRLYDNLRRVGMDPEEVVLGRIEHDMDKYFYAFNLVDLNNLL, via the coding sequence ATGGCAAAAACCGAAAAACTGTTGCAACGCATCGCGGAGCTGGAACGCGAAACCGGCATCCGTCGCACCCTCTTCGCCGCCTGTCCCAATTCGACGGCGGTCATCAAGGCCGCCTTCCGTGCCGCCAAGCGCAACAACGCGCCGATCTATTTCGCCGCGACACTCAATCAGATCGACTGCGACGGCGGGTACACGGGGATGCGGCCCGACGAGTTCGTGAAGCTCGTGCGCATGGAGGCCGCCGCCGTCAACTTCGACGGAATCTATATCGTGGCCATCGACCACGGCGGTCCGTGGCTCAAAGACAAGCAGCGCACCGAGAAGTGGTCGACCGAGGCCGCGATGGACGGGGTGAAGCGCTCGTTCGAAGCGGCGCTGCTGGCGGGGTACGATCTGATCCACGTCGATCCGACGGTGGACATCAACGTACCGGCCGGCCAGACGATCGACATCCGTCTCGTGGCCGCCCGCACGGTGGAGCTGATCCGGCACTGCGAAACCTTCCGCCGTGCGAAGGGACTGCCCGAAATCTCCTACGAGGTGGGAACCGAGGAGGTGCACGGCGGTCTGGCCGACGAACGGACGTTCGACACCTTCATCGCCGAACTCAAAGCAGGACTGGCGCGCGAAGGGCTCTCCGACGTATGGCCCTGTTTCATCGTGGGCAAGGTGGGAACCGACCTCCACACGACCCTCTTCGACACGGAGGTAGCCCGCAGTCTCACGGCGAAAGTCCGTCCGCTGGGCAGCTACATCAAGGGACACTACACCGACGGCGTAAGCAATCCGCAGGACTACCCGCTGTGCGGCATGGGCGCCGCCAACGTCGGCCCGGAGTTCACGATGAGCGAATACGACGGATTGGCCGAACTGGAACGTACCGAACAGAAGCTCCTGGCCGAAGGACGTATCGCCATGCGTTCGCGCATCACCGAGACACTCGAACGACTGGTCGAAGCGTCGGGCCGCTGGAAGAAGTGGCTGCTGCCCGCCGAAGAAGGATCGGCATTCGGCGCACTGAGCGCCGAGCGCCGCACGTGGCTCGTCAAGACCGGCTGCCGCTACATCTGGCAGGAACCCGAAGCGCTCGTAGCGCGCCAACGGCTCTACGACAACCTGCGCCGTGTGGGAATGGACCCCGAAGAGGTGGTACTCGGCCGCATCGAACACGATATGGACAAGTATTTCTACGCATTCAATCTGGTCGACCTTAACAACCTGCTGTAA
- a CDS encoding galactitol-1-phosphate 5-dehydrogenase, with protein sequence MKNTMKALNLHAVGDLRYEDVPMPVRQAGEVLLKVHACGICGSDLPRVFTKGTYHFPTIPGHEFAGEIVEADDPSLVGRRAAVFPLLPCRKCEACQVGEYAQCSDYDYYGSRRDGAFAEYIAVKEWNLVFFDDSLSYEEAAMCEPAAVALHAIGQASVGIGDTVAVFGAGPIGIMLGLWARTAGAFRVILCDIDPTKVEFARKQGFDAVNSRETDPVEYIRTQTGGRGADACIEGAGVAQTWEQALKAVKSFGTVVSMGNPAGDMTLTQKGYWEILRKQLTLKGTWNSSYNDVRNEWRTALAAIASHRIDVRPLISHRFPLSEADKAFGVMRERKEFFNKVMFINR encoded by the coding sequence ATGAAAAATACGATGAAAGCGCTCAACCTCCATGCGGTCGGCGACCTGCGTTACGAGGATGTGCCCATGCCCGTGCGTCAGGCGGGAGAGGTGTTGCTCAAAGTGCACGCCTGCGGAATCTGCGGAAGCGATCTGCCGCGCGTCTTTACCAAAGGAACCTACCATTTCCCGACGATTCCCGGCCACGAATTCGCCGGGGAGATCGTCGAAGCCGACGACCCGTCGCTCGTCGGCCGTCGTGCCGCAGTCTTCCCGCTGCTGCCGTGCCGCAAATGCGAAGCCTGCCAGGTGGGAGAATACGCACAGTGCAGCGATTACGACTACTACGGCTCGCGGCGCGACGGCGCTTTCGCCGAATACATCGCCGTGAAGGAGTGGAACCTGGTCTTCTTCGACGACTCGCTCTCCTACGAGGAGGCCGCGATGTGCGAACCGGCCGCCGTAGCGCTTCACGCCATCGGTCAGGCGTCGGTCGGCATCGGCGACACCGTCGCCGTGTTCGGTGCAGGCCCGATCGGCATCATGCTGGGACTGTGGGCTCGAACCGCCGGCGCGTTCCGCGTCATCCTGTGCGACATCGATCCGACCAAAGTCGAATTCGCGCGCAAACAGGGATTCGACGCCGTGAACTCGCGCGAGACCGATCCGGTGGAGTATATCCGCACGCAGACCGGCGGCCGGGGCGCCGACGCCTGCATCGAAGGAGCCGGCGTGGCGCAAACGTGGGAGCAGGCCCTCAAAGCGGTCAAAAGTTTCGGTACGGTCGTCTCGATGGGCAATCCCGCCGGCGACATGACCCTCACCCAGAAAGGCTACTGGGAGATTCTGCGCAAGCAGCTCACGCTGAAAGGGACGTGGAACAGCAGCTACAACGACGTCCGCAACGAATGGCGCACGGCGCTCGCGGCCATCGCGTCGCACCGCATCGACGTGCGTCCGCTCATCTCGCACCGCTTCCCGCTCTCGGAGGCCGACAAGGCGTTCGGCGTCATGCGTGAGCGCAAGGAGTTCTTCAACAAAGTAATGTTCATCAACCGATAG
- a CDS encoding sn-glycerol-1-phosphate dehydrogenase, translated as MNNTQCILDALKIATDTKAFELGEGVLHRAPALFKEYFPNRKAVIVADNNTWKAAGEAVDASMREAGIPCERFLIEEEEFHADWPYVERIDEMLDRTGAVAVAVGSGVINDLCKLASFHHGQSYLCVATAASVDGYSSSGAVVSRDGAKLNIETHAPLVILADVGVLAAAPKEMTAAGYADLAAKIPAGAEWMIADLFGTEPIIPAAWNVFMNDLDAMLADPEGVAAGKPEAIASLFAGLTLSGIAMQVAKSSRPASCTEHLFSHVLDMTHHRYNGKFQSHGFQVAIGTLTMCAFFDEFFKMDLSTLDVDACVAAWPSLEAEQRRALDLFRDFPVPELGYTEITKKWNDAETVRVQLTRVKENWPAFKARLQAQCYPFEKMRALFAAAGAPTDPSQIGVSREQLRSMVDFTQLLRWRINLLDLAKRARIYDELVARVFGKGGAWEIA; from the coding sequence ATGAACAATACGCAATGTATTCTCGATGCTTTAAAAATCGCAACCGATACGAAAGCATTCGAACTCGGCGAGGGTGTTCTTCACCGTGCTCCGGCTCTTTTTAAGGAGTATTTTCCGAATCGGAAGGCCGTCATCGTCGCCGATAACAATACATGGAAAGCCGCCGGCGAAGCCGTCGACGCGTCCATGCGCGAGGCGGGAATTCCCTGCGAGCGTTTCCTTATTGAAGAGGAGGAGTTTCATGCCGACTGGCCCTATGTGGAGCGGATCGACGAGATGCTCGACCGCACGGGGGCCGTCGCCGTCGCCGTCGGGTCGGGCGTCATCAACGACTTGTGCAAACTCGCGTCGTTCCACCACGGTCAGTCCTATCTTTGCGTGGCTACGGCCGCTTCGGTCGACGGTTATTCGTCGTCGGGCGCAGTGGTGTCGCGCGACGGCGCCAAACTCAATATCGAAACCCATGCGCCGCTGGTGATTCTGGCCGACGTGGGCGTGCTGGCCGCCGCGCCGAAAGAGATGACAGCGGCAGGTTATGCCGATCTGGCGGCCAAGATACCCGCCGGCGCCGAGTGGATGATCGCCGACCTGTTCGGTACGGAGCCGATCATTCCCGCTGCGTGGAACGTCTTCATGAACGATCTGGATGCGATGCTCGCCGATCCCGAAGGGGTGGCGGCCGGCAAACCCGAAGCGATCGCTTCGCTCTTCGCCGGTCTGACGCTGAGCGGCATCGCGATGCAGGTGGCCAAGTCGAGCCGTCCGGCGTCGTGTACCGAACACCTGTTCAGCCACGTGCTCGACATGACGCACCATCGCTACAACGGCAAGTTCCAGTCGCACGGTTTCCAGGTGGCGATCGGTACGCTCACGATGTGCGCCTTCTTCGACGAGTTCTTCAAGATGGATCTCTCGACGCTCGACGTCGACGCCTGCGTGGCCGCATGGCCCTCGCTCGAAGCGGAGCAGCGGCGTGCGCTCGATCTGTTCCGCGATTTCCCCGTGCCGGAGCTGGGTTATACCGAGATCACGAAGAAGTGGAACGATGCCGAGACGGTTCGCGTACAACTCACGCGAGTCAAGGAGAACTGGCCCGCCTTCAAGGCACGGTTGCAGGCGCAGTGCTATCCGTTCGAGAAGATGCGTGCGCTGTTCGCCGCCGCGGGTGCGCCGACCGATCCTTCGCAGATCGGTGTTTCGCGCGAGCAGTTGCGCAGCATGGTCGATTTTACGCAGTTGTTGCGCTGGCGCATCAATCTGCTCGATCTGGCCAAACGCGCACGGATTTACGATGAATTGGTCGCCCGCGTCTTCGGCAAGGGCGGAGCTTGGGAAATCGCATAA
- a CDS encoding MFS transporter, whose amino-acid sequence MTAEQTKRFKYWQWRTIIGTMIGYAIFYFVRKNFSFAIPGLTAEYGISKTTFGVIMTLVGLIYGVSKFVNGVLADRTNGRWHMVTGLSVCSVINFIFGCGAIICAWITGQTYGTTFIHTLVVLFGVLLILNNMFQGCGFPPCNRLITHWVPPKELATKMSIWNASHSIGAFIIAILCGYLMGHTGTDMTGDPEMRQRVVENTASITEKMDAASAEAYVTNALQHVGAWQWTFWVPAAIAVLGVIFIIVTLRDTPKSVGLPELEGTKTQLDEHDSSEEFKAFLRKKVFLNPMIWGLAVADFFVYIVRFAVLDWGPTFLQESRGLSSSMAGWTVAIFEVCGITGMLLAGWISDKFFGGRAQRTCVFCMAGVILFISLFFALPESTDPVVLLMMLAVAGFFIYGPQALIGVIASNHATKKAASTANGVVGMVSYVSVVVSGWGFGFISDHFGWRWVFITMIAMAVLGFLVLLSMWNTKSDGYEHDAAETN is encoded by the coding sequence ATGACTGCGGAACAGACCAAACGATTCAAATACTGGCAGTGGCGGACGATCATCGGAACGATGATCGGTTACGCCATTTTTTATTTCGTTCGCAAGAACTTCTCTTTCGCCATTCCCGGTCTTACGGCCGAGTATGGCATCTCGAAAACGACCTTCGGCGTCATCATGACCCTCGTCGGGCTGATCTACGGCGTGTCGAAATTCGTCAACGGCGTACTGGCGGACCGCACCAACGGCCGCTGGCACATGGTGACGGGCTTGTCGGTGTGTTCGGTCATCAACTTCATTTTCGGCTGCGGTGCGATCATCTGCGCATGGATTACGGGGCAGACCTACGGGACGACGTTCATCCATACGCTGGTCGTCCTGTTCGGCGTGCTGCTGATTCTGAACAACATGTTCCAGGGGTGCGGCTTCCCGCCGTGCAACCGCCTGATCACGCATTGGGTTCCGCCCAAGGAGCTGGCGACCAAGATGTCGATCTGGAACGCTTCGCACTCGATCGGCGCCTTCATCATCGCGATCTTGTGCGGGTATCTGATGGGCCATACGGGTACGGATATGACGGGCGATCCGGAGATGCGGCAGCGCGTCGTGGAGAATACGGCGAGCATCACCGAAAAGATGGACGCCGCTTCGGCCGAAGCCTATGTCACCAACGCGTTGCAGCATGTCGGCGCATGGCAGTGGACGTTCTGGGTTCCGGCTGCCATCGCGGTGCTGGGCGTGATCTTCATCATCGTTACGTTGCGCGATACGCCCAAGTCGGTCGGCCTGCCCGAATTGGAGGGTACCAAGACGCAGCTCGACGAGCACGATTCGTCGGAGGAGTTCAAGGCGTTCCTGCGCAAGAAGGTCTTCCTCAATCCCATGATCTGGGGGTTGGCCGTGGCCGACTTCTTCGTCTATATCGTGCGTTTCGCCGTGCTCGACTGGGGCCCGACCTTCTTGCAGGAGTCGCGCGGCCTCTCGTCGAGCATGGCCGGCTGGACGGTCGCCATCTTCGAAGTGTGCGGTATCACGGGCATGCTGCTCGCGGGTTGGATCTCCGACAAATTCTTCGGGGGCCGCGCGCAGCGCACCTGCGTCTTCTGCATGGCGGGCGTGATCCTCTTCATCTCGCTCTTCTTCGCCCTGCCGGAGTCGACCGATCCTGTCGTGCTGCTGATGATGCTCGCCGTGGCGGGATTCTTCATCTACGGCCCGCAGGCGCTCATCGGCGTCATCGCGTCGAACCACGCCACGAAGAAGGCCGCTTCGACGGCCAACGGCGTGGTGGGTATGGTGAGCTACGTCAGTGTCGTCGTTTCGGGCTGGGGCTTCGGCTTCATCTCCGACCACTTCGGCTGGCGCTGGGTCTTCATCACGATGATCGCCATGGCCGTGCTCGGATTCCTGGTGCTGCTGTCGATGTGGAACACCAAGAGCGACGGATATGAGCACGACGCCGCCGAAACCAACTAA
- a CDS encoding glycerophosphodiester phosphodiesterase, with amino-acid sequence MKNFFLKLGVCALALTGAAEALAQEQVIQLFAHRGSRFEYDENTLPAFKASYDAGLRGFETDIRMTRDGELVISHDETLARLTPCKRVVETMTADEIRKVKTNQGNDLIFLPELVDFFADKDNVYIEFEMKTKPVESYPEERLREYCEKVYNTVMAKKPANSLYLFTSSDKRALKMMRSLHPDVDLLLIISKPICEETILEAIDMGIKRLGCRIEGTSKAMVDLAHKAGLYVSLWPGQSPEEFMRGAYLGADALNSDRAVEVKNWLDKNAPWIKYK; translated from the coding sequence ATGAAAAACTTCTTTTTGAAACTGGGTGTCTGCGCATTGGCGCTCACCGGTGCCGCCGAGGCGCTGGCGCAGGAGCAGGTCATCCAGCTCTTCGCCCATCGGGGCAGCCGTTTCGAGTACGACGAAAACACGCTGCCGGCCTTCAAGGCCTCCTACGATGCGGGTCTGCGCGGTTTCGAGACCGACATCCGCATGACCCGCGACGGCGAACTGGTGATCTCGCACGACGAGACGCTGGCACGTCTGACGCCCTGCAAGCGCGTGGTGGAGACGATGACGGCCGACGAGATCCGCAAGGTCAAGACCAACCAGGGTAACGACCTGATCTTCCTGCCCGAGCTGGTGGACTTCTTCGCCGACAAGGACAACGTATACATCGAGTTCGAAATGAAGACGAAGCCGGTCGAGAGTTATCCCGAAGAGCGGTTGCGCGAGTACTGCGAGAAGGTGTACAACACGGTGATGGCCAAGAAACCCGCCAACTCGCTCTATCTGTTCACGTCGAGTGACAAACGTGCGCTGAAAATGATGCGTTCGCTCCACCCCGACGTCGATCTGCTGCTGATTATTTCGAAGCCGATCTGCGAGGAGACGATCCTCGAAGCGATCGACATGGGCATCAAACGGTTGGGCTGCCGCATCGAGGGCACGTCGAAGGCGATGGTCGATCTGGCGCACAAGGCCGGACTCTATGTCTCGCTGTGGCCCGGTCAGTCGCCCGAAGAGTTCATGCGGGGTGCCTATCTGGGTGCCGATGCGCTCAACAGCGACCGTGCGGTCGAGGTCAAGAACTGGCTTGACAAGAACGCGCCGTGGATCAAGTATAAATAG
- a CDS encoding helix-turn-helix domain-containing protein: MPIDYTEQIKLIALKIRTLRKARKLTVQELAYRCDIERSNLSRIETGRSNPTVKTLCIICNALDVPLRALIE; encoded by the coding sequence ATGCCAATCGACTATACAGAACAGATAAAACTTATCGCTCTAAAAATCAGAACACTAAGAAAGGCTCGAAAGCTCACGGTACAGGAATTGGCCTACCGCTGCGACATCGAACGTTCGAACCTGAGCCGTATCGAAACGGGCCGTTCAAATCCCACGGTCAAAACACTTTGCATCATCTGCAACGCACTCGACGTACCGCTTCGGGCACTGATCGAATAA